From Oreochromis niloticus isolate F11D_XX linkage group LG14, O_niloticus_UMD_NMBU, whole genome shotgun sequence, one genomic window encodes:
- the LOC106097966 gene encoding uncharacterized protein C14orf132 has protein sequence MELSLMSAQQFPAVSGAFMDSPYNGNTSLQTSTSNLNAGYSRPSEAEDDGKVSSDTIWLWIAVLATIGNIVVVAVVCACAF, from the coding sequence CAATTCCCGGCTGTGAGCGGGGCCTTCATGGATTCTCCGTACAACGGCAACACGTCCTTGCAGACGTCCACGTCCAACCTCAACGCCGGCTATTCGCGACCCTCAGAAGCCGAGGATGACGGCAAAGTGTCCAGTGACACCATTTGGCTGTGGATTGCTGTCCTGGCAACGATTGGCAACATAGTGGTGGTGGCTGTGGTTTGTGCCTGTGCCTTCTGA